From the genome of Zalophus californianus isolate mZalCal1 chromosome 6, mZalCal1.pri.v2, whole genome shotgun sequence, one region includes:
- the CRIP2 gene encoding cysteine-rich protein 2 isoform X4, translating into MASKCPKCDKTVYFAEKVSSLGKDWHKFCLKCERCNKTLTPGGHAEHDGKPFCHKPCYATLFGPKGVNIGGAGSYIYEKPSAEGPQVTGPIEVPVVRAEERKASGPPKGPSKASSVTTFTGEPNMCPRCNKRVYFAEKVTSLGKDWHRPCLRCERCGKTLTPGGHAEHDGQPYCHKPCYGILFGPKGVNTGAVGSYIYDRDPEGKVQP; encoded by the exons ATGGCCTCCAAGTGTCCCAAGTGCGACAAGACCGTGTACTTCG ctgaGAAGGTGAGCTCTCTGGGCAAGGACTGGCACAAGTTCTGTCTCAAGTGTGAGCGCTGCAACAAGACGCTGACCCCCGGGGGCCACGCCGAG CACGACGGGAAGCCGTTCTGCCACAAGCCGTGCTATGCCACGCTCTTTGGGCCCAAAG GTGTGAACATCGGAGGCGCGGGCTCCTACATCTATGAGAAGCCCTCCGCCGAAGGACCTCAGGTCACTGGCCCCATCGAGGTGCCTGTGGTCCGGGCTGAGGAGCGCAAGGCCAGCGGTCCTCCCAAGGGGCCCAGCAAAG CCTCCAGCGTCACCACGTTCACGGGGGAACCCAACATGTGTCCTCGCTGCAACAAGAGGGTCTACTTTG CCGAGAAGGTGACCTCCCTGGGCAAGGACTGGCACCGCCCGTGCCTGCGCTGTGAGCGCTGTGGGAAGACACTCACTCCAGGCGGACACGCGGAG CACGATGGCCAGCCCTACTGCCACAAGCCCTGCTATGGAATACTCTTCGGACCCAAGG GGGTGAACACTGGAGCTGTCGGCAGCTACATCTACGACAGAGACCCAGAGGGCAAAGTGCAGCCCTAG
- the CRIP2 gene encoding cysteine-rich protein 2 isoform X2, with protein MDTGEAQASGRLAGRATLAAPAAEKVSSLGKDWHKFCLKCERCNKTLTPGGHAEHDGKPFCHKPCYATLFGPKGVNIGGAGSYIYEKPSAEGPQVTGPIEVPVVRAEERKASGPPKGPSKASSVTTFTGEPNMCPRCNKRVYFAEKVTSLGKDWHRPCLRCERCGKTLTPGGHAEHDGQPYCHKPCYGILFGPKGVNTGAVGSYIYDRDPEGKVQP; from the exons ATGGACACGGGCGAGGCACAGGCGTCGGGGCGCCTGGCAGGTCGGGCCACCCTCGCGGCCCCGGCAG ctgaGAAGGTGAGCTCTCTGGGCAAGGACTGGCACAAGTTCTGTCTCAAGTGTGAGCGCTGCAACAAGACGCTGACCCCCGGGGGCCACGCCGAG CACGACGGGAAGCCGTTCTGCCACAAGCCGTGCTATGCCACGCTCTTTGGGCCCAAAG GTGTGAACATCGGAGGCGCGGGCTCCTACATCTATGAGAAGCCCTCCGCCGAAGGACCTCAGGTCACTGGCCCCATCGAGGTGCCTGTGGTCCGGGCTGAGGAGCGCAAGGCCAGCGGTCCTCCCAAGGGGCCCAGCAAAG CCTCCAGCGTCACCACGTTCACGGGGGAACCCAACATGTGTCCTCGCTGCAACAAGAGGGTCTACTTTG CCGAGAAGGTGACCTCCCTGGGCAAGGACTGGCACCGCCCGTGCCTGCGCTGTGAGCGCTGTGGGAAGACACTCACTCCAGGCGGACACGCGGAG CACGATGGCCAGCCCTACTGCCACAAGCCCTGCTATGGAATACTCTTCGGACCCAAGG GGGTGAACACTGGAGCTGTCGGCAGCTACATCTACGACAGAGACCCAGAGGGCAAAGTGCAGCCCTAG
- the CRIP2 gene encoding cysteine-rich protein 2 isoform X1, whose translation MDTGEAQASGRLAGRATLAAPAAEKVSSLGKDWHKFCLKCERCNKTLTPGGHAEHDGKPFCHKPCYATLFGPKGVNIGGAGSYIYEKPSAEGPQVTGPIEVPVVRAEERKASGPPKGPSKASSVTTFTGEPNMCPRCNKRVYFAEKVTSLGKDWHRPCLRCERCGKTLTPGGHAESPFCPQHDGQPYCHKPCYGILFGPKGVNTGAVGSYIYDRDPEGKVQP comes from the exons ATGGACACGGGCGAGGCACAGGCGTCGGGGCGCCTGGCAGGTCGGGCCACCCTCGCGGCCCCGGCAG ctgaGAAGGTGAGCTCTCTGGGCAAGGACTGGCACAAGTTCTGTCTCAAGTGTGAGCGCTGCAACAAGACGCTGACCCCCGGGGGCCACGCCGAG CACGACGGGAAGCCGTTCTGCCACAAGCCGTGCTATGCCACGCTCTTTGGGCCCAAAG GTGTGAACATCGGAGGCGCGGGCTCCTACATCTATGAGAAGCCCTCCGCCGAAGGACCTCAGGTCACTGGCCCCATCGAGGTGCCTGTGGTCCGGGCTGAGGAGCGCAAGGCCAGCGGTCCTCCCAAGGGGCCCAGCAAAG CCTCCAGCGTCACCACGTTCACGGGGGAACCCAACATGTGTCCTCGCTGCAACAAGAGGGTCTACTTTG CCGAGAAGGTGACCTCCCTGGGCAAGGACTGGCACCGCCCGTGCCTGCGCTGTGAGCGCTGTGGGAAGACACTCACTCCAGGCGGACACGCGGAG TCCCCGTTCTGCCCCCAGCACGATGGCCAGCCCTACTGCCACAAGCCCTGCTATGGAATACTCTTCGGACCCAAGG GGGTGAACACTGGAGCTGTCGGCAGCTACATCTACGACAGAGACCCAGAGGGCAAAGTGCAGCCCTAG
- the CRIP2 gene encoding cysteine-rich protein 2 isoform X3: MASKCPKCDKTVYFAEKVSSLGKDWHKFCLKCERCNKTLTPGGHAEHDGKPFCHKPCYATLFGPKGVNIGGAGSYIYEKPSAEGPQVTGPIEVPVVRAEERKASGPPKGPSKASSVTTFTGEPNMCPRCNKRVYFAEKVTSLGKDWHRPCLRCERCGKTLTPGGHAESPFCPQHDGQPYCHKPCYGILFGPKGVNTGAVGSYIYDRDPEGKVQP; this comes from the exons ATGGCCTCCAAGTGTCCCAAGTGCGACAAGACCGTGTACTTCG ctgaGAAGGTGAGCTCTCTGGGCAAGGACTGGCACAAGTTCTGTCTCAAGTGTGAGCGCTGCAACAAGACGCTGACCCCCGGGGGCCACGCCGAG CACGACGGGAAGCCGTTCTGCCACAAGCCGTGCTATGCCACGCTCTTTGGGCCCAAAG GTGTGAACATCGGAGGCGCGGGCTCCTACATCTATGAGAAGCCCTCCGCCGAAGGACCTCAGGTCACTGGCCCCATCGAGGTGCCTGTGGTCCGGGCTGAGGAGCGCAAGGCCAGCGGTCCTCCCAAGGGGCCCAGCAAAG CCTCCAGCGTCACCACGTTCACGGGGGAACCCAACATGTGTCCTCGCTGCAACAAGAGGGTCTACTTTG CCGAGAAGGTGACCTCCCTGGGCAAGGACTGGCACCGCCCGTGCCTGCGCTGTGAGCGCTGTGGGAAGACACTCACTCCAGGCGGACACGCGGAG TCCCCGTTCTGCCCCCAGCACGATGGCCAGCCCTACTGCCACAAGCCCTGCTATGGAATACTCTTCGGACCCAAGG GGGTGAACACTGGAGCTGTCGGCAGCTACATCTACGACAGAGACCCAGAGGGCAAAGTGCAGCCCTAG